A genomic stretch from Brucella sp. BE17 includes:
- a CDS encoding amino acid ABC transporter permease, with the protein MLTYVPASAWNTRIAATLLIIFMLYCVQMIAANPNFGWNIVGEYLFDRRILWGLSLTLWLTVVTMIIGVVLGTILAIMAMSNNIVISKVANAYIWFFRGTPVLVQLIFWYNLGALFPDISIGLPFTSWWISVPTNSLISPVTAAVLGLGLNEGAYMSEIIRSGLMSVDPGQKQAAKSLGMTNGKTLWRIILPQAMPVIVPPTGNQTIGMLKTSSLVSVISLADLLYSAQTIYSRNFQTIPLLIVACIWYLAATTILSAIQVRIEQHFGRSNQQTNNTPTRRLFRQKAR; encoded by the coding sequence ATGCTGACATACGTTCCGGCCAGCGCCTGGAACACGCGGATAGCTGCAACGCTGCTTATTATCTTCATGCTTTATTGCGTACAGATGATTGCCGCCAATCCTAATTTTGGATGGAATATCGTTGGAGAATATCTATTCGATAGGCGTATTCTATGGGGGCTCTCTCTCACGCTATGGCTGACTGTGGTCACCATGATTATCGGGGTTGTACTGGGCACCATTTTAGCCATCATGGCGATGTCAAATAACATCGTCATTTCGAAAGTAGCCAATGCCTATATCTGGTTCTTTCGTGGAACCCCGGTCCTGGTTCAATTGATCTTCTGGTACAACCTCGGCGCCCTGTTTCCCGACATCTCGATCGGTCTGCCGTTCACATCCTGGTGGATTTCCGTTCCCACCAACTCACTTATATCGCCGGTAACCGCTGCAGTTCTTGGCTTGGGTTTGAACGAAGGCGCCTACATGTCCGAAATCATTCGGAGCGGTTTGATGTCGGTCGATCCAGGTCAAAAACAAGCCGCAAAATCGCTTGGTATGACCAACGGCAAAACTCTGTGGCGCATTATACTACCACAAGCGATGCCCGTTATCGTCCCGCCGACCGGAAATCAGACGATCGGAATGCTGAAAACATCCTCTCTGGTGAGCGTGATATCTTTGGCCGACTTGCTTTACTCGGCCCAAACCATCTATTCCCGCAATTTTCAAACCATTCCTTTGTTGATAGTGGCGTGCATCTGGTATCTGGCGGCAACGACCATCCTAAGTGCCATACAGGTACGCATTGAGCAACATTTCGGTCGCTCTAATCAGCAAACAAATAACACACCAACGCGCCGTCTATTTCGTCAGAAAGCTCGATAG
- a CDS encoding ABC transporter substrate-binding protein: MRVVKTKRSKKAIALTIGAAISLLMITGNVNAQTAADSLPQKYRDAGVIKLVTDAKYPPFQSMNDAGEMVGFEVDLWNAIAARLNVKMDVTSVAFDSLIPGVQSGRWDIAMEGITDNAERQKVVSFVDYGYTTSSAYVLEQKGADINDHLGLCGLKGSAQSGTEWVEMITNEIGEACVTAGKEKPTVSEFGTSEATLLSVYSGRSDFVLTSAALAGEIQKSAPHPVKVISMTILPRMPSGIAFRKNETDLGEALLAALKEVRASGDYDKIYADWTVSPMAMEHDPGINLAIVPASK, encoded by the coding sequence ATGAGAGTTGTAAAAACAAAGCGCTCTAAAAAGGCAATCGCGCTTACCATCGGGGCCGCGATAAGCCTTCTCATGATCACAGGCAATGTCAATGCCCAAACTGCGGCTGACAGTCTGCCGCAGAAATATCGCGACGCCGGTGTCATTAAGCTGGTTACGGATGCGAAGTATCCACCCTTTCAATCCATGAACGACGCTGGCGAAATGGTCGGTTTTGAAGTCGATCTCTGGAATGCCATCGCAGCCCGTCTCAACGTGAAAATGGATGTGACGTCTGTGGCGTTCGATTCCCTGATCCCCGGGGTCCAATCCGGACGTTGGGATATCGCAATGGAAGGTATTACTGACAATGCAGAACGTCAGAAGGTCGTCAGTTTCGTTGATTACGGCTATACGACATCTTCAGCCTATGTCCTTGAACAAAAAGGCGCTGATATCAATGATCATCTTGGCCTTTGCGGACTGAAAGGTTCCGCACAAAGTGGTACCGAATGGGTAGAGATGATCACAAATGAAATTGGCGAGGCCTGCGTTACGGCGGGCAAGGAAAAACCCACGGTCTCAGAATTCGGCACATCCGAGGCTACTTTGCTGTCCGTTTATTCCGGGCGTAGCGATTTCGTTTTAACATCTGCAGCACTTGCCGGAGAAATTCAAAAGTCGGCACCGCACCCGGTCAAAGTCATTTCGATGACCATTTTACCACGAATGCCAAGTGGCATTGCATTTCGCAAAAATGAAACGGATCTCGGCGAAGCGCTGCTTGCAGCGCTGAAGGAAGTCAGGGCCAGCGGCGATTACGACAAAATCTACGCCGATTGGACTGTCTCGCCAATGGCGATGGAACACGATCCAGGTATAAACTTGGCCATAGTACCTGCTTCAAAATAG
- a CDS encoding aldehyde dehydrogenase: MSTHDLQKLAMYINGEWVEPSSGQYIETIDPFTAKPWALVPRGNAEDADRAIKAAHDAFASGPWRKLHPSERGRIIQRFADLIEQNADELAEIEVRDNGRLLAEMRHQIRYIPRWYHYYAGLADKIEGAVHPCDKNALSFSRHEPLGVCVGIVPWNAPLFLFSLKAAPALAAGCTLVMKPAEYTSATAIKLMELVEKAGFPAGVINVVTGYGPEVGEPLVTHPLTRHVGFTGSTRTGAHLYALAAKDIKRVSLELGGKSPNIIFDDANLDNAVRGVVGGIFGAVGQTCIAGSRLLLQRKIHDEFLEKLTAFTKTARIGDPKHLDTRIGPIANAMQYEKVLGYIDIARQEGAELILGGKRPDLDECATGYFVEPTIFAGVNNDMRIAREEVFGPVLAAIPFDEPEEAIAIANDSEFGLAAGVWTSDMRRAILMSESLEAGSVWVNTYRDVSYTTPFGGYKKSGIGRENGIEGIREFLQTKAVWLSTAEEIANPFVIG; the protein is encoded by the coding sequence ATGTCGACCCACGACCTGCAGAAACTTGCTATGTATATCAACGGTGAATGGGTAGAGCCGTCATCGGGCCAATATATTGAGACCATCGATCCGTTTACGGCAAAGCCATGGGCTCTGGTGCCTCGTGGCAATGCCGAAGACGCTGACAGAGCGATAAAGGCCGCGCATGATGCCTTTGCCAGCGGACCGTGGAGAAAATTGCATCCGAGTGAACGCGGACGAATTATACAGCGCTTCGCCGACCTCATTGAACAGAATGCCGACGAGCTGGCTGAGATCGAAGTGCGCGACAACGGTCGTCTTCTCGCCGAAATGCGCCATCAAATTCGCTATATTCCACGCTGGTATCACTATTATGCCGGGCTAGCTGACAAGATCGAAGGTGCCGTACATCCTTGCGATAAGAACGCTCTAAGCTTCTCCAGACACGAACCTCTCGGCGTCTGTGTCGGCATCGTGCCGTGGAATGCGCCGCTGTTTCTGTTCTCGCTCAAAGCTGCTCCCGCTCTGGCCGCTGGCTGCACTCTGGTGATGAAACCGGCCGAGTATACGTCAGCGACCGCTATCAAATTGATGGAACTCGTCGAAAAAGCTGGCTTCCCCGCAGGCGTGATCAATGTCGTCACCGGTTATGGACCAGAAGTCGGCGAGCCGTTGGTGACGCATCCCCTCACACGTCACGTTGGTTTTACCGGATCGACACGCACCGGCGCGCATCTCTATGCGCTGGCCGCCAAGGACATCAAGCGGGTCAGTCTGGAACTGGGTGGCAAATCGCCCAATATCATTTTCGACGATGCCAACCTCGACAATGCTGTCCGCGGAGTCGTTGGCGGCATTTTCGGCGCGGTTGGTCAGACCTGTATCGCGGGTTCGCGCCTGTTATTACAGCGCAAAATCCATGATGAGTTTTTGGAAAAACTGACGGCGTTTACCAAAACGGCGCGCATTGGAGATCCAAAGCATCTCGATACCCGCATCGGCCCCATCGCTAATGCCATGCAATATGAAAAAGTGTTGGGCTATATCGATATAGCCCGCCAGGAAGGCGCGGAGCTCATCCTCGGCGGCAAACGCCCTGATCTGGATGAATGTGCTACAGGCTACTTCGTTGAGCCAACCATTTTTGCTGGGGTGAACAATGACATGCGGATTGCCCGTGAAGAGGTCTTTGGACCTGTTCTGGCAGCGATCCCATTCGATGAGCCAGAAGAAGCTATAGCGATTGCAAATGACAGCGAATTCGGTCTGGCCGCAGGTGTTTGGACTTCGGATATGCGTCGCGCCATTCTCATGTCCGAAAGCCTGGAAGCAGGCAGCGTTTGGGTAAACACATACCGTGACGTGTCCTACACCACGCCATTTGGTGGTTATAAAAAGAGCGGAATAGGCCGGGAAAACGGAATAGAAGGTATTCGAGAATTCCTGCAAACCAAGGCCGTGTGGTTGTCCACTGCTGAGGAGATAGCAAATCCGTTCGTGATCGGTTGA
- a CDS encoding UTRA domain-containing protein: MVNTEQHLYKKIKNEIDRRVETEEWPANFQIPSESDLAAEFDASQLTVRRALRELQTAGVLIRVQGRGTFVLGPRIQCAVFDLPNISDEIASSGGAHSCQVLLHTTFAQDNPARNFLQSSGDADVYYSRFLHLEDGTPIQLEERYVNAAEAPGYLDQTFSEQGPEAWFRRETVVTTVDNAIRAIRAEEDIRQLLQIDANQPCLLLDRSTWRDGVPVTRSRFIYPGDRYRLRSAHDARTTRIAFTPNFGTVR, from the coding sequence ATCGTGAATACTGAGCAGCATCTCTACAAAAAAATCAAAAACGAAATCGATCGCCGCGTCGAAACCGAGGAATGGCCGGCAAATTTCCAGATCCCTTCAGAAAGCGATCTGGCCGCAGAGTTCGATGCTTCACAATTGACCGTACGCCGTGCGCTACGCGAGCTGCAAACAGCGGGCGTGTTAATCCGCGTGCAGGGGAGGGGTACATTTGTGTTGGGGCCGCGGATTCAGTGCGCCGTCTTCGACCTCCCCAATATCAGCGATGAGATTGCAAGCTCTGGCGGCGCGCACAGTTGTCAGGTTCTGCTCCATACAACCTTTGCGCAGGACAATCCTGCGCGTAACTTTCTGCAATCGTCTGGAGATGCGGACGTTTATTACAGCCGGTTTCTTCATTTGGAAGACGGTACGCCCATTCAGCTTGAAGAGCGTTATGTCAACGCCGCAGAAGCTCCGGGATATCTGGACCAGACCTTTTCAGAGCAAGGTCCAGAGGCGTGGTTTCGGCGAGAAACGGTGGTCACAACCGTTGATAATGCCATTCGTGCCATTCGCGCTGAAGAGGATATACGCCAGCTTTTGCAGATCGATGCTAACCAACCTTGCCTGCTTCTGGACCGTTCGACCTGGCGCGACGGGGTCCCGGTCACGCGCAGCCGCTTTATCTATCCCGGAGACCGTTATCGGCTGCGTTCTGCGCACGATGCGCGCACCACCCGTATCGCATTCACACCCAATTTTGGCACTGTCCGCTGA
- a CDS encoding UbiD family decarboxylase codes for MRDFIKKLEERGDLLVVDREIDPAHELAAVTQLAQKKWAKPVMFTNVKGTRFPVVSNVYSTRDRIAEVIGIDAKDFCTQWSRLASLGTSEMKEPLKRADHSELPEYEEVKLSDLPLITYSDRDGAPYFTSAMFIAKDPETGVGNLSYHRSMFISDHELRCRLAPRHHLTIYHEKAEKMGKPLEAAMLIGTPSHAFLTAAAPLPYDVDELEVAAMLRGRPIAMRKCNHIDLEVPAETEVVIEGRFLPNERRAEGPFGEFMGYYVPVGPNAVFEVLGVTVRKDAMFHSILCGSPEEVLTLELSVSANIYQRLSAALPGIVNVTCQPFVNHAIIQIEPQFEGHARQVMLAAIGAEPIWSKQITVVDTDVNIYDMDDVQWAILTRSRPDKDMLIIPETPSFYRDEQKDHWGRLLVDATKPWGREQEFERKRLRLGDSVKSSDWFEGA; via the coding sequence ATGAGAGATTTTATCAAAAAGCTTGAAGAGCGCGGCGATCTGCTTGTCGTTGATCGTGAGATTGATCCTGCACATGAACTTGCAGCTGTCACGCAGCTCGCACAGAAAAAATGGGCGAAGCCCGTGATGTTCACCAATGTTAAGGGCACACGGTTTCCGGTTGTCAGCAATGTCTACAGCACACGTGACAGAATTGCCGAAGTGATTGGCATTGATGCAAAGGATTTTTGCACCCAGTGGAGTCGTCTCGCATCTCTTGGAACGTCAGAGATGAAAGAGCCGTTGAAACGTGCTGATCACAGCGAACTTCCGGAATATGAAGAAGTTAAACTGTCCGATCTGCCGCTGATCACATATTCAGACCGGGACGGCGCGCCTTATTTCACCTCCGCAATGTTCATCGCCAAAGATCCCGAAACCGGCGTTGGGAATCTCTCGTACCATCGCTCGATGTTTATCAGCGATCATGAGCTGCGTTGTCGCTTAGCACCTCGCCATCATCTGACGATCTATCATGAAAAGGCTGAGAAAATGGGCAAGCCGCTTGAAGCAGCAATGCTGATCGGTACGCCGTCACATGCATTTCTGACCGCAGCAGCACCTCTGCCATATGATGTCGACGAATTGGAAGTGGCGGCAATGCTGCGTGGACGTCCGATTGCCATGCGCAAATGCAATCACATTGATCTTGAGGTTCCCGCAGAAACCGAAGTGGTTATCGAAGGCCGCTTTCTTCCCAATGAACGCCGCGCTGAAGGGCCATTTGGCGAGTTTATGGGGTATTACGTGCCCGTTGGACCTAATGCTGTTTTTGAAGTACTGGGTGTGACTGTACGTAAAGACGCGATGTTCCATTCGATTCTTTGTGGTTCGCCGGAAGAAGTGCTCACACTCGAATTATCGGTATCCGCCAATATCTATCAGCGTCTGAGTGCAGCGCTTCCCGGCATCGTCAATGTGACTTGTCAGCCTTTCGTCAATCACGCCATCATTCAGATCGAGCCGCAGTTTGAGGGGCATGCACGTCAGGTCATGCTGGCTGCTATCGGGGCCGAACCCATTTGGTCAAAGCAGATCACGGTGGTGGATACCGATGTGAACATTTACGACATGGATGATGTTCAATGGGCCATTCTAACACGGTCTCGTCCAGACAAAGATATGCTGATCATCCCGGAGACACCATCGTTCTATCGAGATGAACAAAAGGACCATTGGGGCAGGTTGCTTGTTGATGCGACCAAGCCCTGGGGACGTGAGCAGGAGTTTGAACGAAAGCGGCTGAGGCTTGGCGATAGTGTGAAGTCCAGCGACTGGTTCGAAGGAGCTTAA
- a CDS encoding UbiX family flavin prenyltransferase, translating to MSVQRLVIGISGASGAAYGLKALELARSVGVETHLVVSRAALLTLHQELGIQKSELAERADVVHSAADVGASIASGSFRTMGMLVAPCSVKTMSEIASGVTSTLMSRAADVVLKERRRLVLMVRETPLHLGHLKTMTALTEMGAIIMPPVPAFYSHPKSIDEMVCHSVGRALDLFGIETGTVKRWDGMKS from the coding sequence ATGAGCGTTCAACGCCTGGTGATAGGAATTTCTGGTGCTTCGGGTGCAGCTTATGGGCTCAAAGCACTTGAACTCGCGCGATCAGTAGGCGTTGAAACGCATCTTGTCGTTTCACGCGCAGCGCTTCTTACGCTCCATCAGGAGCTTGGCATACAAAAATCAGAATTGGCGGAGCGCGCCGATGTCGTTCATTCAGCTGCTGATGTCGGCGCTTCGATAGCATCCGGTTCATTCAGGACAATGGGAATGCTCGTCGCTCCGTGCTCGGTGAAAACCATGTCTGAAATAGCGTCTGGTGTGACTTCAACGCTTATGAGCAGGGCTGCCGATGTCGTTTTGAAAGAACGACGTCGACTGGTTCTCATGGTGCGGGAGACACCGCTGCATCTGGGGCATTTAAAAACGATGACTGCTTTAACAGAGATGGGTGCTATCATCATGCCGCCTGTTCCCGCCTTTTACTCCCACCCCAAGAGTATTGATGAAATGGTCTGCCATTCGGTGGGCCGCGCACTTGACCTGTTTGGCATCGAAACCGGGACGGTAAAACGCTGGGATGGCATGAAATCCTGA
- a CDS encoding TIGR02444 family protein produces MNGIDAHSELWSFLLMLYDEAGIPDALLSLQEGQAIDVPFYLAVLHAVTTDHHITPTAISALYAEVQEWREKVIVPLRTIRKTLKVHSWATRFENTGAFRETIKSAELKAEKIEVEVLEKLIPIYFGVRVMEGKSDIFAVSLALLNTFGSLEIANLPAEAEFVARTIALNYKAGRPSFKL; encoded by the coding sequence ATGAACGGTATTGATGCACATTCAGAGCTTTGGAGCTTTCTTCTCATGCTTTATGACGAGGCGGGAATTCCCGATGCCCTACTGAGCTTGCAGGAAGGTCAGGCTATTGATGTGCCATTTTATCTGGCAGTTCTGCACGCGGTGACGACGGATCATCACATTACCCCAACAGCCATCAGTGCATTATATGCTGAGGTACAAGAATGGCGCGAAAAGGTTATTGTTCCGCTGAGAACCATCAGAAAGACGCTGAAGGTGCATTCGTGGGCAACGCGTTTTGAGAATACGGGTGCCTTCCGTGAAACTATAAAAAGCGCTGAATTAAAAGCAGAAAAAATTGAAGTCGAGGTTCTGGAAAAACTGATCCCCATCTATTTCGGTGTGCGCGTCATGGAGGGGAAGTCCGACATTTTCGCCGTTTCTCTGGCGCTATTGAATACGTTTGGCTCTCTAGAAATAGCAAATCTTCCGGCAGAAGCTGAATTTGTAGCCAGAACGATAGCGCTCAACTATAAAGCAGGAAGGCCATCATTCAAACTATAA
- a CDS encoding UTRA domain-containing protein, with protein MTTSDQPLYAQIKNAIDKKIETAEWPANFQVPSEDDLAGAFSASRLTVRRALRELQADGVLLRIQGRGTFVIGPRAQCAIFNLPDASEEVILSGGAHSSRILQHEVLSADNPRRNMLQSAPEDEVFYSKLLHLEDGTPIQIEERYVNSAEAPDYLQQDFNLITPNLWLLRNTIVTTVDNTIRAIRADEDIREILQIEISQPCLLVDRQTWRTGIPVTRSRFTYPGDRYRLRSSHEARATRVTSSSLSR; from the coding sequence ATGACTACGTCAGACCAACCATTGTATGCTCAAATAAAAAACGCTATCGACAAAAAGATCGAAACAGCAGAATGGCCAGCCAATTTTCAGGTGCCTTCGGAAGATGATCTCGCAGGAGCCTTTAGTGCGTCTCGTCTAACTGTTCGAAGGGCATTACGGGAATTGCAGGCTGATGGAGTTCTCTTGCGCATTCAGGGGCGCGGAACATTCGTAATTGGGCCGCGGGCGCAATGCGCCATTTTCAATTTGCCGGACGCTTCAGAGGAAGTAATCCTGTCAGGCGGCGCCCATAGCAGCCGTATTTTGCAACATGAGGTATTGAGTGCGGACAACCCAAGGCGCAACATGTTGCAGAGCGCGCCGGAAGACGAGGTCTTTTATTCCAAGCTTTTGCATCTTGAAGATGGCACCCCAATCCAGATCGAAGAGCGATATGTGAATAGCGCAGAAGCGCCGGATTATCTCCAGCAGGACTTCAATCTGATTACCCCGAACCTCTGGCTTTTAAGGAACACGATTGTCACGACAGTGGATAATACGATCCGTGCCATACGAGCGGATGAAGATATCCGGGAAATCTTGCAGATTGAAATCAGCCAACCCTGCCTGCTTGTGGACCGGCAGACATGGCGTACCGGGATACCAGTCACACGCAGCCGATTCACATATCCCGGCGATCGTTACCGGTTGCGTTCTTCACACGAGGCACGAGCCACCCGAGTGACGTCTTCCAGTCTGAGTCGATGA
- a CDS encoding SDR family oxidoreductase, which produces MVERLKGKRIFITGAAQGIGLAIAQAFVNEDAALFLIDMDEERLAYEALALRERGATIGFAKADISDAAAIARAVIQANEEIGTVNALVNNAGINVFSTPLETSDDEWARCFDVNLKGAWNCSKAVLPGLIEQGGGVILNIASTHAFTIIPSTFPYPLAKHALLGMTKSLGLEYAPQHIRVNAIAPGYVETQKVLDYWNSFPDPEEARAETMALHRGGCIASPHEIAMAAVFMISDECPFMNATCLTIDGGLSVQQHSA; this is translated from the coding sequence ATGGTTGAGCGGCTTAAGGGAAAGCGCATATTTATCACAGGTGCCGCACAGGGTATTGGCCTTGCCATAGCGCAGGCTTTTGTAAACGAAGATGCCGCATTGTTCCTCATTGATATGGATGAGGAACGGCTTGCATACGAAGCTCTTGCCCTGCGAGAGCGTGGTGCAACGATTGGTTTTGCGAAGGCCGACATCTCAGACGCAGCGGCGATTGCCAGGGCCGTTATACAAGCGAACGAAGAAATTGGCACCGTCAATGCGCTGGTTAACAATGCTGGTATTAACGTTTTCAGCACGCCACTTGAAACGAGTGATGATGAGTGGGCTCGGTGTTTCGATGTCAATCTCAAGGGTGCCTGGAATTGCAGCAAGGCTGTTCTTCCAGGCCTGATCGAGCAAGGCGGTGGCGTTATTCTCAATATCGCTTCCACCCATGCCTTCACCATTATTCCCAGCACATTTCCTTATCCGCTTGCGAAACACGCCCTTTTAGGGATGACGAAATCTCTGGGATTGGAGTATGCGCCTCAGCACATTCGGGTGAATGCGATTGCTCCGGGCTATGTCGAAACACAGAAAGTCCTCGATTACTGGAACAGTTTCCCTGATCCGGAAGAAGCGCGCGCAGAAACAATGGCCTTACATCGCGGCGGGTGCATCGCCTCGCCGCATGAAATTGCGATGGCAGCAGTATTCATGATCTCAGACGAGTGCCCTTTCATGAATGCCACGTGCCTTACAATAGACGGTGGTTTGAGCGTACAGCAGCATTCAGCGTAG
- the dgoD gene encoding galactonate dehydratase: MKITKLTTYIVPPRWLFLKIETDEGVCGWGEPVIEGRARTVEAAVHELSDYLVGKDPRLIEDHWNVMYRGGFYRGGPILMSAIAGIDQALWDIKGKALGVPVNELLGGRCRDRIKVYSWVGGDRPSDVAKNARGMVDQGFTALKMNGAQELQIVDSYDKIDAIVETVGAVRAAVGPHIGIGVDFHGRVHRPMAKVLARELDQFKLMFIEEPVLSENVEALAEIANHTATPIALGERLYSRWDFKSILRGGYVDIIQPDLSHAGGITECRKIAAMAEAYDVALAPHCPLGPIALAACLQVDAVSYNAFIQEQSLNIHYNESNDILDYITNREVFEYSDGYVAIPQGPGLGVEINEEYVRERAKTGHDWRNPIWRHADGSLAEW; this comes from the coding sequence ATGAAAATTACCAAGCTGACAACCTATATCGTTCCGCCGCGCTGGCTGTTCCTGAAAATTGAAACCGACGAAGGGGTCTGTGGTTGGGGAGAGCCGGTCATTGAAGGACGCGCTCGGACAGTTGAGGCAGCCGTGCACGAATTGTCCGACTATCTCGTCGGCAAAGATCCGCGTCTGATTGAGGATCACTGGAATGTAATGTATCGTGGTGGGTTCTATCGGGGCGGGCCTATCCTGATGAGTGCGATTGCTGGCATCGATCAGGCATTGTGGGACATCAAGGGCAAGGCACTCGGCGTCCCGGTAAATGAGTTGCTTGGTGGACGGTGTCGCGACCGGATCAAAGTTTATTCCTGGGTTGGCGGAGATCGTCCATCTGATGTGGCAAAAAATGCACGCGGGATGGTTGATCAAGGATTCACAGCACTAAAGATGAACGGTGCACAGGAATTACAGATTGTTGATAGCTACGACAAAATCGATGCCATCGTGGAAACTGTTGGTGCAGTACGTGCAGCCGTCGGCCCGCATATCGGTATCGGGGTAGATTTCCATGGCCGTGTTCATCGACCGATGGCAAAAGTTCTTGCCCGCGAACTGGACCAATTCAAGTTGATGTTCATTGAGGAGCCGGTGCTGTCGGAAAATGTCGAAGCGCTGGCTGAAATTGCTAATCATACTGCAACGCCTATAGCGCTCGGTGAGAGGCTTTATTCCCGCTGGGACTTCAAATCGATCCTCCGTGGTGGTTATGTTGATATAATTCAACCAGATCTGTCACATGCCGGCGGTATTACCGAATGCCGTAAAATCGCAGCGATGGCTGAAGCCTATGACGTGGCCCTGGCGCCGCATTGTCCACTGGGACCGATCGCGCTTGCCGCATGTCTGCAAGTGGATGCAGTCAGCTACAACGCTTTCATTCAGGAGCAGAGCCTGAACATTCACTATAATGAAAGCAATGATATCCTCGACTACATCACAAACCGCGAGGTTTTCGAGTATAGCGACGGCTACGTTGCGATCCCGCAAGGCCCGGGTCTCGGTGTTGAGATCAACGAGGAATATGTCAGAGAACGCGCGAAAACCGGCCATGACTGGCGCAATCCGATCTGGCGTCATGCGGACGGCAGTTTGGCGGAATGGTAG
- a CDS encoding aldose 1-epimerase, whose amino-acid sequence MALCISSKRLSASISNQGGVVLGLWWLHEDGTQIPLLRPAAHDNVAAMDSAAFPMVPFANRLGGNGFAFRDRIYHLSANTSLDPLYLHGDGWLAQWDTVEHLQHSLVLSYRHPGDGKSPYNYTARQVFNLDEHGLNLQMSVTNEGADELPFGLGWHPYFPLRSDTLIKFEAKKFYTEAEGCLPGEELKLSEPFDFRAPRSLPQRWINNGFSDFQGTAYVYWPVAGLTLEMHCDPAFAHVFLYLPYIENSKASMPDFFCLEPMTHRTNGHNSPDLGNLRSLAPGEVLSGSIRLTISASPTVEN is encoded by the coding sequence GTGGCTTTGTGCATCAGTTCAAAACGTCTGTCTGCCAGTATCTCCAACCAGGGCGGGGTAGTGCTCGGCCTGTGGTGGCTGCACGAAGATGGTACGCAGATCCCATTGTTGCGACCGGCTGCACATGACAATGTTGCGGCGATGGATAGCGCAGCCTTTCCGATGGTGCCTTTCGCTAACAGGCTGGGAGGGAACGGCTTTGCGTTTCGGGATCGTATTTATCATCTCTCCGCAAATACTTCGCTCGATCCACTTTATCTGCACGGTGACGGTTGGCTGGCGCAATGGGACACTGTAGAGCACTTACAACATTCTCTGGTGCTCAGTTATCGCCATCCAGGCGACGGCAAAAGCCCGTATAACTATACCGCGCGTCAGGTTTTTAACCTCGACGAGCATGGGCTCAACCTGCAAATGTCAGTCACCAACGAGGGTGCCGATGAATTGCCGTTTGGGCTTGGTTGGCATCCCTATTTTCCACTTCGTTCTGATACCTTGATCAAGTTTGAAGCGAAAAAATTTTATACGGAAGCTGAAGGATGCCTGCCCGGCGAGGAGCTGAAGTTAAGCGAGCCTTTCGATTTTAGAGCGCCACGTTCATTGCCCCAGCGCTGGATCAATAATGGCTTTAGCGATTTTCAGGGAACTGCGTACGTTTATTGGCCTGTAGCTGGGCTAACATTGGAAATGCACTGCGATCCTGCTTTTGCTCATGTGTTTTTATATCTTCCCTACATTGAAAATTCCAAAGCGAGCATGCCGGATTTCTTTTGTCTTGAGCCGATGACGCACAGGACTAACGGACACAACAGTCCCGATCTTGGCAACTTACGCAGTCTCGCTCCGGGCGAAGTTTTGTCTGGATCAATCCGTCTCACCATATCCGCATCCCCCACCGTCGAGAATTGA
- a CDS encoding 2-dehydro-3-deoxy-6-phosphogalactonate aldolase: protein MNITPIWPSLQRSLVAIIRGIRNDEVEPILTVLVEEGFEAIEIPLNSPQPWGSISKAVKLFGDKALIGAGTVLTLDDVAQLADLGGRIMVSPNTDADVIKAAAVRGLYSMPGCYTASEAILALKSGASALKFFPAGSLGPSGIAAIKTILPKDTVVGAVGGVSDASFADYEKVGVRTFGLGTSLYRPGDTAEIVRANARRTIAAYDRVFH, encoded by the coding sequence ATGAATATCACCCCTATCTGGCCATCGCTGCAACGCTCGCTTGTGGCAATCATTCGCGGCATTCGTAACGACGAAGTTGAGCCAATTCTTACCGTGCTGGTGGAAGAAGGATTTGAGGCGATAGAGATTCCCCTGAATTCACCGCAGCCGTGGGGGTCTATCAGTAAGGCGGTCAAGCTGTTTGGCGATAAGGCACTGATTGGTGCCGGGACAGTTCTGACCTTAGACGATGTTGCGCAACTCGCCGATCTTGGTGGGCGCATCATGGTCAGCCCTAATACTGACGCGGATGTTATCAAGGCAGCGGCCGTACGCGGACTGTATTCCATGCCGGGCTGTTACACGGCTTCGGAAGCTATTTTAGCTCTTAAAAGCGGCGCATCGGCACTGAAATTCTTTCCAGCAGGATCACTCGGCCCATCCGGCATTGCTGCAATCAAAACCATTCTCCCGAAAGATACCGTGGTTGGAGCAGTCGGTGGTGTCTCCGATGCAAGCTTTGCTGATTACGAGAAGGTGGGTGTACGCACTTTTGGACTTGGAACGAGCCTTTATCGGCCCGGTGATACGGCGGAGATTGTGAGAGCCAATGCACGCCGTACCATTGCTGCTTATGACCGGGTTTTTCATTAG